Part of the Halobaculum halobium genome, GAGGACGGAGACGAGGCCTCGGCCGACGGGGCCGATCCGCTCGACGCGCTCGACGCCGAGCCGGAGTCCAACGGCCACGACGAGGCCGGGGACCTCGGAATGAGCGGTGAGACGGAGCCGGACCCCGACCCGGACCCGACGCCTGAGTCGACGGCCGGACCCACAGATCCGAGCCGACGCGGGGAGGGAGTCGACAAGAACGGCGGCTTCGAGTTCGTCGAGGACGACGATCTCTCCGACGAGCCGGCGAAGCCGTACCTCACGAGTCTGCCCGGGGATTACGTGGGCGACCTGATGGTGATGGAGTGGCTGGAGTTCCTCGTCGAGGAGTCCACTACGACCGACGCGGTGCGCGCGGTCAACTACTACGAACGCGTCGAGTGGATCGACGAGGAGGTCGCAGACCAACTCAAGGGATTCCTCTCGGGGTTCGGCGACATCGATCGGAACCTCATGGACCGCCCCGGAACCGACCACCTCGATCTAGACCACCACACCCGTAGCCTCAAGTACATCATGCAGCTGACCGACGCCACGGCCGAGTCGGTCGTCATCGACCGGTGGCCGCAGCTCTCTGGGGGCATGCATGGGCCTCAGCGTTAGCGCCTCCGCCGGCGTCGTCTTCCTCGGCGTGTTCCTCGCGATCGGCATCGTCTATCCCGCCGCGGCCAACGGGTTCGAGCAGGTCACCGACGCGCGCCACGACGCCACAGACCGTGCGCTCGAACAGGCGAACACCGGCGTCGATGTGACGAACGCGACGTACGACACGACCACCGAGACGCTCGTCGTGAACGCCACTAACGACGGGACCACGACCGTAGACGTGAGCGACGCGACGCTGCTCGTCGACAACGAGATCCCCGCGTCCGCGGACACGACGGTCACCGTCGCGGGCGACGCCGACACCGACGTGTGGCTGCCCGGCGAGACCGCGCGCTTCGAGGTCGACCTCGGGAGCGCGCCGAACCGCACGCAGGTCGTCGTCGACCACGGCGTCCGCGACGCGACCGGGGTCGAGGTGAACTGAGATGGCGGGTGGGAGCGCCGCCGAACTCATCTTGTTCATCGCGGCCATCGTCATCGCGGCGTCGGTCGCCGGCACCCTCACGAGCGAGGTCGACCGCGTCAGCGACGCTATCTCGGCGAAGTCGCTGGACGTGGCCGGCGAGATCCGCGCCGACGCGGAGATCGTCTCCGACGCCGGTGCGCAGGTGTACAACCGCTCGGGCAACGAGAACGTCACCGTCCACGTCCGTAACACGGGTGCATCGGATCTCCCGGCGGAGCCGGGGACGTTCGACGTCCTCCTCGACGGCGAGTACAAGACCGCCGTGAACGTCTCCGTCGTCGGCGGGGGCGACACTTGGCACCGAGGCGACGTGGTTCGCCTCGAGCTCTCGGCGCCTGAT contains:
- a CDS encoding flagellin — protein: MGLSVSASAGVVFLGVFLAIGIVYPAAANGFEQVTDARHDATDRALEQANTGVDVTNATYDTTTETLVVNATNDGTTTVDVSDATLLVDNEIPASADTTVTVAGDADTDVWLPGETARFEVDLGSAPNRTQVVVDHGVRDATGVEVN
- a CDS encoding flagellar protein G: MAGGSAAELILFIAAIVIAASVAGTLTSEVDRVSDAISAKSLDVAGEIRADAEIVSDAGAQVYNRSGNENVTVHVRNTGASDLPAEPGTFDVLLDGEYKTAVNVSVVGGGDTWHRGDVVRLELSAPDLPTGDHRLKLVVSGDEEVFRFRT